Part of the Cupriavidus basilensis genome is shown below.
TGTGATCGACGGCCATGCGCAGCGGCTCATGCGCATGAAGGAGGCGCCCACCGCCGAAGTCCTCGGTGAGCGCTGCGGGCGGATCCGCGTTGCCGTGCGGCGCATGACCAACCTGATCGACCACCTGCTCGATACCTCGCAACTGCTGGACGGCGGGCGCCTTGCCACGCTGCAAGGCGTCGACTTTTCACTGACCCTGCTGATGCACGAAGTCTGCGAGATGCACCGCGAGAGTTCCCCCACGGCCGTCATCGAGGAGATCGTCGAGCCTGGCGTGAATGAGATCTTCCATGGCGACGCCAAGCTGCTGTTCCAGGCCTTCAGCAACCTGGTTGGCAACGCGATCAAGTATTCGCCCGCAGGCACCCCGGTCACCGTGCATGTTTCCGGCGGCGCCGACATGATCCGCGTGTCCGTGTCCGATCGTGGCCTGGGCATCCCGGACAAGGACCGCGAGCACATCTTCGAGCGCTTTGTGCGCGGCGGCAATGTCGCCGGCACGGCAGGCGCGGGCGTTGGCCTGTACCTGGTCAAGCTGGCAGTCGATCTGCACCAGGGCGAGGTCCTGGTTACCAGCAAGGAAGGGCAGGGGTCGAGCTTCGTGGTCCGGCTGCCGCGCGTGGCGGCAGCGGGCTGAAGGCTTGGGCTGGCGTGGAGTGAGTCGCTTAGCCTGTTTCGCCGGCACAGGCGCTATCGCTGCGCGCAGGCGCCGGGCGGCGCATTCAATCGCAACTCGCGCCGGGTGCCGCATCAAGGGCAGGTATTCCAGGCCTGGAATAAAAAAAGGCTTGCTGCTATTTCGATAGCAGCAAGCCCTTACATATACTGACTGGCGGAGTGGACGGGACTCGAACCCGCGACCCCCGGCGTGACAGGCCGGTATTCTAACCAACTGAACTACCACTCCGCAGTGGCTGTGGAACCCGCTTGTCGCGGTTTCCGACGCTCGTGTTGAGGCTGCGCTTGGTGGCGTTGCTCTCGAAACTGGCGTCCCCAAGGGGATTCGAACCCCTGTACTCACCGTGAAAGGGTGATGTCCTAGGCCTCTAGACGATGGGGACTTAGACTTGCTCGCTACGTCATTTGCATTTCGTGTCGCGAGGGGCGCGATTATAGCGCCCTTTTTTTGCGATGGGAAGCCCCTGTTTATTCTCCCTCGCAAATCGTCAAACGGCGCGCATCGCCTAGCCATATTTGCCAGGACAGGGACAGGGGCAGGGCCGCGATGCTGTCCATGCGGGATCGCCTGCGTTTCGCGTTGACTCTCACGTCATTGGCGCCGCCGCTCGCGCATGGGGCCGTCGGCGTCGATGCTGCCGCCCGCGCTAAGCGGCCCATCGACGTTGACCGGCCCGTTGACCAGCATGTTGCCTTCCACCACCAAGGGTCCGTGCACGGTGAGCGGGCCGTGAAACACCTTTTGCCGCCCTGCGCCAGGCGGCTGTCCATAAACCGGTGGGCGATTGGCAAACCAGGCTGCGGTCAGCGGGCCGTGCGCAAGGACACTGCCGTCCACGGTCAGCGTGCCATGAACGGTGAGGGGGCCTTCCACCACCAGCGAGCCGCCGATGGTGAGCGGCCCGGATTCCACCGGCTGGCCATGTGCCGCCGCGGCTAGCCACAGGGATGCCGCCAGGATTGCGCGGGCCTGCCGGGCAGTTTGCGATCTCATGACCCGCTCCCAAGGTGCGCGGCGCGTTTGCCGCAAGCAGCTTCCAACTTAGTGCGCGCGGTGGATACGTGCAAGCCGAACCCGGGCTCCGAGCGCTGTTCTTTTGCGGTGCGATCTGCCACCATTGCGCCCCTTCATTTCATGGCCCCGGATGGGCGCATCAACGTAATGGCTTCCAGCAAAGCACACCATGCCACCGGATGGGCGGCAGGCCTCGCCGCCGCCGCGGTAGTCGCCAAGTCCGGTGCCGGCGGCCCGTATCACATGGCCGCGGTGCTTGCCTTTTTTGCGGGCGTGGCCGGCGGCGGCGCGCCTGACTGGCTGGAGGTCGCCTGGTGGTCCGGATCCCGCCGGCTGTGGATCACACACCGTACCTGGACGCACTGGGGCATCGCCTGGCTGGCGCTGCTGGTGTTCGCGCACCGCGCCCTGGGCGCGCATGCGCTGGCCGCGCCGGCGTTCGGGTTTGCCTGTGGCGGGCTGATGCACTTGCTGGCCGATTGGCCCAACCCACTCGGCGTGCCCTGGATTCTCGGGCGGCATTCGCTGAACTGGTGGAAGAGCGGACGCTGCGACCTGCTGGTGGTCGCGGCTTCGTGGATGGGTGCACTGGCGTTGTCGCGGCACGTGTGGTTCCACGGCACGCATGGGCTGGACTTGTTGCAGTACCTGCGGGCCTGGCACCTGCGGGTCTGAGCGCCTGAGCGAGCGCACAAAAAAAGAGGCGGCCACAAGGGGCCGCCGATCGGGAATGTCGAGGGAGGCAATTCCCTCGCAGATGGCTAACGGCGCGCCAAAGTGCAACATGAACCCCACCGACGTGGGGTGATGACTTCGGCATATCGAGAGGTGGCTGGCGGCCGGCTTCAAGCCTCCAGGCAGGTCGCCGCCGTGCCCGGCTGGCTCGCGCCCGCGTCATGCCGGCTTTGCCGGCGCACTGCCGCCACCAGTTCGTCATGCGCGGCGTCGAGCCATGCGGTGCGATGGCGCACGGGGTCACGCGGGGAGAGTGCATCGACGCTGACCTCGCGCAGGAAGTACTTCACCATGCTGCCCGCGCGCGCGGGCACTGGCATCATGCCCAGCAGTTGCCGGCGCTGCAGCAGGCCACGGTCAGCGGCATGGCCCAGCGCGGACCACGCGGTACGCCCCAGCGCCAGGTAGAGCGCCTGGTCATCCATCTGCCCGAGCGCGCCGAGGAACAGGTTCTCGAACACCCTGCGCAGCATCGGCACCGCCATCAGTTCTTTCAGGTCGCCATCGAAGGCCAGGCCGCGCCGCGTGGTGGCATAGGGCAGCAAGGCCAGCGGCTGCAGCCGCTCGAAGCCTTCGTCCCACAGCGCCGCGGCGCCGGGCAGGCCGACCAGTTGCGCGATGCCGAAGTGATCCAGCATGCGAATCAGGTTGGGCCGCACGAGTGGGCCGCCGAGTTCCACGCGCCGTTTGTTCTCGCGCTGGATGGTGCGCCCGGGCGCATGCCGCTGCAGCAGGCTCTCGGTCAGCTCCGCCGCCAGCTGCACGTGGATGTGCCCGGGCGTCGTACTCACCAATACCAGCCGCGCGCGCTCATGGCTGTGCTCGAACGGCACGTAGCACATCGCGTAGATGCCATCGCGATCCACCAGCACCGGTTTGTCGATCACGGCTGTCGCCGCTGCGCGCCGGATGCGCGCGCAGTACTCTTCCAGGTAATTCGCCAAAATGTCCCCGCCTCACCACGATTTCTCTCTGGTACATCCGCCCTGTAGCCGGGCTTACCTTTGCTAGCATGGTAGACGCAGGCCGCACGGCAGGCAAAGCGGGCGGTGCCGCTTCCTGCCTGTAGCAACACAGGGTGTGTGGGCCAGCGAACCAATCGCGCCGGTACACCATCCCAATGAAGGATGGACGCAACCGGGTTACCCAGGCACTCATGGCGACGCTGGATCAATGGTTTGAGGGGTGGCGCGGCGATCAGTGCGCGGCATCGTGCTGGCCAACGGCAGGCCGCACAGCGGCGCGTGGCCGTGCCGAGGCGATCAGCAGCGCGGCAGTCGCAACAAAGGCGGGCAGCGAGAGCAGGCCGAATATCTTGCCAAAGCTCCATCCCAATCCCAGGATCTGCGCGCCCAGCAGCGCGCCGGCGATGCCGCCAAAGCGTCCAATGCCCAGCATCCAGGCCACGCCCGTGGCCCGGCATTGCGTGGGATAGAAGCCGGCGGCCAGCGTAGGCATGGAGGATTGCGCGCCGTTCATGCAGGTGCCGGCGGCAAACACCAGCACGCCGAGCAGGAACACATCCCCGGCGCCGTGGCCCACCGCATAGACCAGCGCGCCAGTCAGCGCGTAGGTGCCGGCCACGATGCGCCACGGATGGCCGCGGTCCATCAGCCAGCCCACGGTCAGCGTACCGATGCCACCGCCCAGCGGGAACAGGGCGGTGATGAGCGCGGCCTTCTCGATCGGGTAGCCCGCGTCGGCGAACAGCGTCGGCAGCCAGCTTGTCAGCAGGTAGAAGATCAGCAGTCCCATGAAGTACGTGGTCCACAGCAACACGGTGCCGCTGCGGAACTGCGGCATCAGGATGGTGCGCAGCGAGGAAGCGCCGGTGGGCGCGGCCTCTTGCACATGAAAGCGCTCGTCTGCGCGCAGTACGCCCGGGTGGACCTTGGACAACGCGGCGGCGATGCGCGCGTCCGGGGCCTTGCGCGCCACCAGGAAACGCACGGACTCCGGCAGGAAAAGGATCAGCAGCACGGCCAGCAGCAGCGGCGCCACGCCGCCCACCAGCAGCACCGAATGCCAGCCATAGTGCGGAATCAGCCAGGCTGCGGCAAAGCCGCCGGCCGAGGAGCCCAGCGTAAAGCCGCAGAACATGGCGTTGACCGCCAGCGAGCGGCGCCGCGTGGGCGCGTACTCCGACATCAGCGTGACCGCGTTCGGCATGGCTGCGCCCAGGCCGAGGCCAGTCAGGAAACGCAGCACCGTGAGCGCTTCGAGCGAGCTCGCGAAGGCCGAGGCCACGCTCCAGCCGCCGAAGCACAGCACCGAGCCGACCAGCACGCCCTTGCGGCCAAAGCGGTCGGCCAGCGGCCCTGCCACCAGCGCGCCGGCAGCCAGGCCGAACAAGGCCGCGCTCATCACCGGCCCGAGATGGGCGCGGCTGACGCCCCATTCCTTGGCCAGCATTGGCGCGATAAAGCCGATCGCCGCGGTGTCGAAGCCATCGGCCGCGACAATCAGGAAGCAAAGGATCAGGATGATCCACTGGAAGCGCGAGAACGGCTGGCTGTCGATGAACTGCTGGACGTCGATGCTGGTGCCGGGACGGCGCGCACGGTCAGGGGATGCGGCCGGCTGGCCGCTGTTTGGGGGCGTCATGGTGCGGGTCTCCTGCTATGCCGCTCGTTGGCGGCGAATGCTCTGGTTTTCCTGGTGTTTCAAGGCTTGCCGCGTGGCCGCGCGCGTATTCAGCGCATTCAATACGGCAGGCCGACGTAGTTCTCCGCCAGCGACATCTGGGCGGCGCGCGAGCCAGCGAGGTAATCCAGTTCGGCCTGCTGGATGCGCAGCGCGAAGTCATCGGCATCGGGGAAGCGATGCAGGAGCGATGTCATCCACCACGAGAAGCGCTCCGCCTTCCAGACCCGGCGCAGGCATTTCTGCGAGTACGCGTCCAGCTCGCTGGCATCGTCGCGCAGGTAGCGCGCGATCAGGCCGTCGGCCAGGTAGAGGACATCGCTGGCGGCCAGGTTCAGGCCCTTGGCGCCGGTTGGCGGCACGATATGCGCGGCGTCGCCCGCCAGGAACAGGTTGCCGAAGCGCATCGGCTCGCACACAAAGCTGCGCAGCGGCGCGATGCTTTTTTCGATGCTCGCGCCCGTCACCAGCGCCTCGGCGGCGCTAGTATCGAGCCGGCTGCGCAGTTCGTCCCAGAAGCGTTGATCGGACCAGTCCTCGACCCGTTCGTCGGCGCTCACCTGCACGTAATAGCGGCTGCGCGTGAGCGAGCGCATGCTGCACAGCGCGAAGCCGCGCTCGTGGCTGGCGTAAATGAGTTCATTGGCCACCGGCGGTGTGTCGGCGAGCACGCCGAGCCAGCCAAAGGGATAGACCCGCTCGAAGATGCGCCTGGACGGCTCGGGCACGCTGCGCCGCGTGACGCCATGAAAGCCGTCGCAGCCAGCGATGAAATCGCAGCGCAGTTCGTACTGCTGGCCGCCCTTGCGATACCGCACCATGGGCGTGGCCGTATCGAAGTCGTGCACGCTGACGTCTTGCGCGTCGTAGATGGTGACGGCATTGCCGGCTTGCCGGGCGGCCATCAGGTCGCGCGTGACCTCAGTCTGGCCGTAGACCGTGACCGAGCGGCCGATCAGCGCGTGGAAGTCGATGCGGTGGCGCTCGCCGCCATAGGACAGTTCGATGCCATGGTGAACCAGGCCGTCGTGCTGCAGGCGCTGCGCCACGCCAGCGCGCTCCAGCGCATCGGCGGTCACGCTTTCAAGGATGCCGGCGCGGATACGGCCGAGGATGTAGTCGGGGCTGCGTTGCTCGACGATAACCGCATCGATGCCCGCCTTGGCGAGCAGTTGCCCTAGCAGCAAGCCGGCGGGGCCGGCGCCGATGATGGCGACTTGTGTGCGCATCGTGTGTCTCCTGGTGCGGGGTGGGGGCTGTTATTGAACGTAACCATTGAACGTAACAATAGCGGCGCCAGGGACGGGAGGGAATAGACGGAACGAACCATCAACAGGACAAAACGAACATCCATATCCGGTGCGGAATGTGCAGGAATATCCCGGTGATGTTGGGGGAAACCCTAGGTTTTTGACTGGATTTTTGCTGGATTTGCGATATTTTCCAGCGTGCGCGGCGACGCGTCCGAGCGCGCCGTCCGCGCGCGACAGCCTTCACATTCCATACATGCCGAAGCGCTTCAACGGCCCGCGCGCTGTTCCTTGCGGCACGCCTTGCAGATGTGTTCAAGCCCGTCCTGGCGGCGCGTGTCCCGCGCGAAGAACTCGCCGTCGGCCGGCCAGTGCTCTGCGCAATGGCGGCACAGCTTGAGCGGGCCGATATCCGACATCAGTACGTCGCCAGCGGTGACGTTGGCCTGCGCGGCGCGAGCGTGGCGCGCGGGGCTTGTGCGCGGTGATGGCGTGTCTTGCATGGCGCTTGCGGTGAAGGTGCCGTGGTTCTCGCGCGGCTGGGCGGCGTGATCGTACATGGTCTCTCCTTGCCTGGAAAATGGCGGAAATGGGCCAGTGATGGTCGGGGCGCGCGGCCGTATCCGGCTGCGCCGATGAAATACCCCGTTACGAAATGGCGCGTGGTTGATGCTCCGATGGCTTGGGCAATCGATGGCCGAGCGGTGCGATGCCCGCCCGTGCGCCAGCGTGGCTTACTGGGACAACATGCCCGAGCAGGCCATCAGCAGCCAACCGATGGCGGCACAGCCGCCCAGCCAGCCGAGCAGCACCAGCACGATGGTGGACCACTTCATCGGGGCCGCCGCGCGTGCGCGGCAGGAAGTCGGGTTGCGTGAGAAAGGGAGCGGCTCATGCGTACTTTCCTTGGAGTGGCAAGACAAGGCTTGCTCAAGGGGGGCAGCTTAGCGATCCTGTGACGTCAATGTATGTCCGGGTTGTAAGAAAATGTGCACGAGCAAATGTGCTGCGGCCCGGCATCGCCTGCGAACGCCTTTGCCGTCTGGCGCCACGACTGGAGCGCGCGAGGCAAGCGCCCGGGAAGGTGCCTTCCCGGGCAGCCGGGGGCGTTCGCGCGGGCAATCGGGAGCCTGCCTATAATGCCGGATCCGACACCCATCGCGCCGCGCGCGGCGCCAAGGCCAGCCATGACGATCCTGCTCGATACCTCCATCCCGCACACACTGGATACCCTGGTTGAGCGCGTTGCGGCGATGCCCGGCGTACAGGTGCAAGCCTGGGTCTTCGACGACGTCGCCACGCGCCGCGCGGCCGAACAGCGGCTTGCCGCCGCCGGCGTGCAGGCGGCGATCCACAGCGCTTACAAGCCACTGCTGCATTTCTTCCTCGACGCGTTGGCGCTGGAACACGATGGCGGCCGCCTCGCCGCCGCGGGCGAGATTTCCGTGCGCCTGCCCGCGGCCACAACGGCGGGACAGTCGCAGCGCTTCCGGCTTGAAGCCTATCCGCTTGCCGGCATGCTGCCGCAAGGCAGCCTTCGCCTGAGCGAAGGCGACGACGAACGCCACTACGTCGTCGGGCTGGATGGCATTGCCCACCGCGTGTTCGTGCCGCTCGCGGCCTCCGGCGCGCCGTGCGGGTGGCTGCGTCTGTCGCGCGATGGCGCCGTGCTGGAGGACGGCCCGCTCGCCACCGAGTACGAACTGGCATTCGCCGCCGCCATGGATGCGATCCGCGGCCATGCCTGGGGCCGGCAGGGACCCTGTTTCGATGTGCTTCGCATCGCCATCGACACGGGTGGCATCGAGCGCCGGCTGTCCTATCAGGACGAATGCATCAGCACGCGCGAGGCCCTGCACGAGGACCTGTATTTCTCCATTCTGGAGTTCTTCCAGGATCGCGCCGGCTTGCCGCGTGGCGATCGCACCTTGCAGCCCGGCCAGATCGTGCCCGAGGTCCGCCACGCGCAGGGGGCCACGCGGGTGCGGGTGGCATTGCTGCCGCACCCGCATGTCGCGGCAGTGACGCCGGCTGACGCGGCTGCGGCCCCGCTGTCCCCGAGTGCGCTTGCCGGGCTCTCGCAGCCCCTGACGCCAGAGGCGGTAGCCATCGAGATGCAGGCGTTGGGCGGCAAGCGCTTCAGCGTGCTTTCCACGCAGGGGCGCATGGTCCACGGCACCCACATCGAAGGTTCGCTGCCCGGGCTGGTGATTTCCGGTGGCCAGCATGCCAACGAAACGTCCGGCGTGGTGGGGGCGCTGCGCGCGGCGCATGCGCTCAAGCAGCGGCCGCATGCGCACTTTGCCCTGATCGCCTTGGAGAACCCGGACGGCGCGGCCTTGCATGTGCAGTTGCGCGAGGACAATCCGCGCCATATGTCGCATGCCGCGCGTTACACCGCGCTGGGCGATGACCTGGAGGCACGTACGGCGCCGCCCTTCGTGGAAAAAGCGGCCCGGCTGGAAGCCATCGAGCGCACTGGCGCCGGGTTGCACATGAGCCTGCACGGCTACCCCGCCCACGAATGGACGCGGCCACTCACCGGCTACGTGCCGCCGGGCTTCGAGACCTGGACCATTCCCAAGGGCTTTTTCCTGATCCTGCGCCACCACGCCGGGCGCAATGGCATGGCGTTCATGCAGGCGCTGACTGCGCAACTGGCGGCTTCGCCGGATCTGGCTGCGTTCAACGCCCGCCAGCTGGCGACCTGGGGCAACCACGCCGGTGAGGTGCCGTTCCCGGTGCTAAACGGCATTCCCTGCATGATCTTCGAGGATTCCCGGTCAACGGTGCCGTTCACGCTGGTCACCGAATTTCCGGACCAGACGGTTTATGGCGATGCGTTTCGCCTGGCGCACACCACCCAGATGCGGGCAGTGCTGGCGGCGGCGGAGCTGTATTGGGCGGGTTTGCTGGGTTGAGGGAGCGCGCCGCGCGCCTTTAGTGGATCGTGCGTGTCACCTTGGCGTGCGGCACCTCTGCCGCCGCCGTGTTTTCGGGCGTTGCGCCTTCATCCTGCTCGATCATGGTGGCCGCGAGGCTGAGCGCAGCCTGCATCTCTTCGTGCGACAGACCGGAAGATAGCGCAAGCCGCACCGCCAGGGACGCCAGTCGGGCGACTTCATAACTCGGGATGCTCATCTCAGCTCCTTGTCCTCGTGTCAATGCCTGTGTCAACGTCATGGCAAGCCCTGCCGCGCCGGGCGGCGGGGCCGCTGGCGCGCCATCCAGGCGGATTCGGCCGCCGACGCATGCTTGCGCCGGCGCCTGTCAATCTCCAGTATGGTCCACGGCGAGCTTCGCCGCCCGAAGAGAATCCAGCAATGCTGCGTGGCCTCAGGCGGGCAGGAAGCCTTCCACGGTGAGATAGCGCTCGCCGGTGTCGTAGTTGAAGCCCAGCACGGTGGCGCCGGCCGGCAGATCCGGCAGTTTTTGTGCGATCGCGGCCAGGGTGGCACCCGACGAAATGCCGACCAGCATGCCCTCCTCGCGCGCGGCGCGGCGCGCCATTTCGCGTGCCGGCTCGGCGTCGACCTGGATCACGCCATCGAGCAGGGCGGTATCCAGGTTGCGAGGGATGAAGCCGGCGCCTATGCCCTGGATCGGGTGTGGCGCGGGCGCGCCGCCGGAAATGACCGGCGAGGCGACCGGCTCGACGGCGTAGACCTTCAGCGCGGGCCACTTCTGCTTGAGCACGCGGGCGCAGCCGGTGATATGCCCGCCCGTGCCCACGCCGGTGACCAGGGCGTCGATGCCCTGCGGGAAGTCCGCCAGGATTTCGAGCGCGGTGGTGTTGACGTGGGCCTCGATATTGGCGGGATTCTCGAACTGCTGCGGCATCCAGGCGCCCGGCGTGGCCGCCACCAGTTCTTCGGCGCGGGCAATGGCGCCCTTCATGCCCTTTTCGCGCGGGGTCAGGTCAAAGGTGGCGCCATAGGCCAGCATCAGGCGGCGGCGTTCCACCGACATGCTGTCCGGCATCACCAGCACCAGCTTGTAGCCCTTGACCGCCGCCACCATGGCCAGGCCGATCCCGGTATTGCCCGAGGTGGGCTCGATGATGGTGCCGCCCGGCTTGAGCACGCCGGATTGCTCGGCCGCCTCGACCATCGACAGCGCGATGCGGTCCTTGATGGAGCCTCCCGGGTTGGCGCGCTCGGACTTGATCCAGACCTGATGGGTATCGCCAAAGAGCCGCTGAACCCGGATATGGGGCGTATTGCCAATGGTCTGCAGGATGTTGTCGGCCTTCATTCAGTATCTCCAGGGATGGTTTCGAACCGGACTGGCAAACGGGTCCGGACAAGCATGCACTGGAGGATTCTAGCGGGCGGCGCGTCGACGATGCGATTTCCCCGTCATATTGGCGTACGCCAACGCTTAGTGGCAGGCCTTGGCGCGTGCGGGCAGGCAGCGCGCCGGCAGCGCTTCCAGCTCGGAGGCGAGCACGACCCGGCCCCGGCCACGCCGCTTGGCTTCATACAAGGCGCGGTCCGCGCTGCCAAACAGTTTGTCCCAGGTGGCGGCCCCACCGTCCTCGCGCTCGCGGATCTGCGCAACGCCGATGCTGGCGCTGGCGAATCCACCAAGCTCGTTTGGCAATGCGATGGCGCGGATGCCACGCAGGATGCGGTTGGCCAGCAGGAGGGCATCGGCTTCGGTGGTATGCGGGCAAAGCACGCAGAACTCCTCACCACCGTAGCGGCCCGCGAGGTCCGCGCTGCGGTGCGCTTCCTGCAGGACGCGGCCGATCTGCTGCAGGACGCGGTCGCCGGCGCGGTGGCCACTGCTATCGTTGATGTACTTGAAGCGGTCGATGTCGATCACCAGGCAGCTCAGCGGATGGCCGTGGCGGTTGAATTCCGCGGCCAGCACCATCGCCGCGCCATCCATGGCACCGCGGTTCAGCAGCCCCGTCAATGCATCGAG
Proteins encoded:
- a CDS encoding metal-dependent hydrolase, which codes for MASSKAHHATGWAAGLAAAAVVAKSGAGGPYHMAAVLAFFAGVAGGGAPDWLEVAWWSGSRRLWITHRTWTHWGIAWLALLVFAHRALGAHALAAPAFGFACGGLMHLLADWPNPLGVPWILGRHSLNWWKSGRCDLLVVAASWMGALALSRHVWFHGTHGLDLLQYLRAWHLRV
- a CDS encoding MFS transporter translates to MTPPNSGQPAASPDRARRPGTSIDVQQFIDSQPFSRFQWIILILCFLIVAADGFDTAAIGFIAPMLAKEWGVSRAHLGPVMSAALFGLAAGALVAGPLADRFGRKGVLVGSVLCFGGWSVASAFASSLEALTVLRFLTGLGLGAAMPNAVTLMSEYAPTRRRSLAVNAMFCGFTLGSSAGGFAAAWLIPHYGWHSVLLVGGVAPLLLAVLLILFLPESVRFLVARKAPDARIAAALSKVHPGVLRADERFHVQEAAPTGASSLRTILMPQFRSGTVLLWTTYFMGLLIFYLLTSWLPTLFADAGYPIEKAALITALFPLGGGIGTLTVGWLMDRGHPWRIVAGTYALTGALVYAVGHGAGDVFLLGVLVFAAGTCMNGAQSSMPTLAAGFYPTQCRATGVAWMLGIGRFGGIAGALLGAQILGLGWSFGKIFGLLSLPAFVATAALLIASARPRAAVRPAVGQHDAAH
- the pobA gene encoding 4-hydroxybenzoate 3-monooxygenase codes for the protein MRTQVAIIGAGPAGLLLGQLLAKAGIDAVIVEQRSPDYILGRIRAGILESVTADALERAGVAQRLQHDGLVHHGIELSYGGERHRIDFHALIGRSVTVYGQTEVTRDLMAARQAGNAVTIYDAQDVSVHDFDTATPMVRYRKGGQQYELRCDFIAGCDGFHGVTRRSVPEPSRRIFERVYPFGWLGVLADTPPVANELIYASHERGFALCSMRSLTRSRYYVQVSADERVEDWSDQRFWDELRSRLDTSAAEALVTGASIEKSIAPLRSFVCEPMRFGNLFLAGDAAHIVPPTGAKGLNLAASDVLYLADGLIARYLRDDASELDAYSQKCLRRVWKAERFSWWMTSLLHRFPDADDFALRIQQAELDYLAGSRAAQMSLAENYVGLPY
- the cysK gene encoding cysteine synthase A — protein: MKADNILQTIGNTPHIRVQRLFGDTHQVWIKSERANPGGSIKDRIALSMVEAAEQSGVLKPGGTIIEPTSGNTGIGLAMVAAVKGYKLVLVMPDSMSVERRRLMLAYGATFDLTPREKGMKGAIARAEELVAATPGAWMPQQFENPANIEAHVNTTALEILADFPQGIDALVTGVGTGGHITGCARVLKQKWPALKVYAVEPVASPVISGGAPAPHPIQGIGAGFIPRNLDTALLDGVIQVDAEPAREMARRAAREEGMLVGISSGATLAAIAQKLPDLPAGATVLGFNYDTGERYLTVEGFLPA